In Tenrec ecaudatus isolate mTenEca1 chromosome 4, mTenEca1.hap1, whole genome shotgun sequence, a single window of DNA contains:
- the LRRC55 gene encoding leucine-rich repeat-containing protein 55, whose product MDTAPAPGSSLLHCCSQLAKMGDSGAQLPWPGPPHPAMLLLSLLLVVGMRHSDAGTSCPVLCTCHNQVVDCSGQRLFSVPPDLPMDTRNLSLAHNRITAVPPGYLTCYMELWVLDLRNNSLVELPPGLFLHAKRLAHLDLSYNNLSHVPADMFRAAHGLVHIDLSHNPWLRRVHPQAFQGLVQLRDLDLSYGGLAFLSLEALEGLPGLVTLQIGGNPWVCGCTMEPLLKWLRNRIQRCTADSQLAECRGPPEVEGAPLFSLTDESFKACHLTLTLDDYLFIAFVGFVVSIASVATNFLLGITANCCHRWSKASEEEEI is encoded by the exons ATGgacacagccccagccccagggagctcCCTTCTACACTGCTGTTCCCAGCTGGCTAAGATGGGAGATTCTGGGGCCCAGCTGCcgtggcctgggccaccccacccAGCCATgctgctcctctccctcctcctggtAGTTGGGATGAGGCACTCGGACGCTGGCACCAGCTGCCCAGTCCTCTGCACGTGTCATAACCAGGTGGTGGACTGCAGTGGCCAGCGGCTCTTCTCCGTGCCCCCAGACCTGCCCATGGACACCCGAAACCTCAGCCTGGCGCACAACCGCATCACCGCTGTGCCGCCTGGCTACCTCACGTGCTACAtggagctctgggtgctggatttGCGCAACAACTCCCTGGTCGAGCTGCCTCCCGGCCTCTTCCTGCACGCCAAGCGGTTGGCACACCTGGATCTGAGCTACAACAACCTCAGCCACGTGCCGGCCGACATGTTCAGGGCAGCCCACGGACTGGTGCACATCGACCTGAGCCACAACCCGTGGCTGCGCAGGGTGCACCCCCAGGCATTCCAGGGCCTCGTGCAGCTCCGAGACCTGGACCTCAGCTACGGAGGCCTGGCCTTTCTCAGCCTGGAGGCTCTCGAGGGCCTACCGGGGCTGGTGACCCTGCAGATTGGTGGCAACCCGTGGGTGTGCGGCTGCACCATGGAGCCCCTGCTGAAGTGGCTACGGAATCGGATCCAGCGCTGCACAGCGG ATTCTCAGCTGGCTGAGTGCCGGGGTCCCCCCGAAGTTGAGGGCGCACCACTCTTCTCCCTCACTGACGAGAGCTTCAAGGCCTGCCACCTGACACTGACCTTGGATGATTACCTGTTCATCGCCTTCGTGGGCTTCGTGGTCTCCATTGCATCCGTGGCCACCAACTTTCTTCTGGGCATCACAGCCAACTGCTGCCACCGCTGGAGCAAAGCCAGCGAAGAGGAAGAGATTTGA